The proteins below are encoded in one region of Malaclemys terrapin pileata isolate rMalTer1 chromosome 8, rMalTer1.hap1, whole genome shotgun sequence:
- the LOC128841601 gene encoding cytochrome P450 2J2-like, with amino-acid sequence MPLQAVPGLMWLWQNMPFQTLAVFLGLFLLIADCMKRRQPKNFPPGPLPLPFLGHVLHLDFKQPHRALEKLSGKYGNIFNMQFGSQTAVIVNGFQLVKEVLVHQGEYFLGRPQIPLIYEIFGTFGLVTSNGHSWKQQRRFALSTLRNFGLGKRSLEERIQEESRYLTDAIEEEKGQPFDPHFKINNAVSNIICSITFGDRFDYHDGHFQKLLQLIDETFYLQGTIWSQLYHGFPTIMKWIPGPHHTIFKNWEKLKSFVKEMIAKHKEDWNPSEPRDFIDCYLKEIAKADADPSFHEENLIFSTLDLFFAGTETSSTTIRWALLYMALYPDVQERVQAEIDAVIGLSRQPAMDDRDNMPYTNAVIHEVQRISNILPLSVLRMATSDTTLAGFYVPKGTVLIPNLTSVLFDKNEWETPHTFNPKHFLEDGQFKKRESFLPFSAGKRGCLGEPLARIELFLFFTALLQKFTFQAPKDVKLSLQFRMGAILSPQPYKICALSR; translated from the exons ATGCCGCTGCAGGCTGTCCCTGGGTTAATGTGGCTCTGGCAGAACATGCCCTTTCAGACACTGGCCGTGTTCTTAGGCCTGTTCCTGCTGATTGCTGACTGCATGAAGAGGAGACAGCCGAAGAATTTCCCTCCAGGACCTTTGCCCCTGCCCTTCCTGGGCCACGTGCTCCATCTGGATTTCAAACAGCCCCATAGGGCTTTAGAGAAG CTTTCTGGAAAATATGGCAACATTTTCAACATGCAGTTTGGTAGCCAGACAGCTGTGATTGTAAATGGATTCCAGCTGGTGAAGGAAGTGCTTGTCCATCAGGGTGAATACTTTCTTGGTCGCCCACAAATTCCTCTTATCTACGAGATCTTTGGTACATTTG gaTTAGTCACCTCTAATGGACATAGCTGGAAACAACAAAGAAGATTTGCTTTATCAACTCTAAGAAACTTTGGCCTGGGGAAGAGGAGCTTAGAAGAACGAATACAGGAGGAGAGCAGATACCTCACAGATGCAATTGAGGAAGAAAAAG GGCAACCTTTCGACCCTCACTTTAAAATTAATAATGCTGTTTCCAACATAATCTGTTCCATCACTTTTGGGGACCGGTTTGACTACCATGATGGTCACTTCCAGAAGTTACTGCAGTTGATTGATGAGACTTTTTACCTCCAGGGAACTATTTGGAGCCAG CTGTATCACGGCTTCCCCACAATAATGAAGTGGATACCTGGACCCCATCacaccatttttaaaaactgggaaAAACTGAAGAGTTTTGTGAAGGAAATGATTGCAAAGCACAAAGAGGACTGGAATCCATCTGAACCCAGAGACTTCATTGACTGTTATCTGAAGGAAATAGCAAAG GCCGATGCCGATCCTAGTTTCCATGAAGAAAATCTTATATtttccacactggatcttttttTTGCTGGAACTGAGACATCGTCTACAACCATCCGCTGGGCTCTGCTGTACATGGCCCTATATCCCGATGTTCAAG AGAGAGTGCAAGCGGAGATTGATGCAGTTATTGGCCTGTCTCGCCAACCAGCCATGGATGACAGGGACAATATGCCATACACCAATGCAGTTATTCATGAAGTGCAAAGGATAAGCAACATCTTGCCTTTAAGTGTGCTCAGAATGGCAACTAGTGACACAACACTGGCTGGATTCTATGTGCCAAAA gGCACCGTTTTGATTCCCAATTTGACATCAGTGCTGTTTGACAAGAATGAGTGGGAAACCCCTCATACTTTTAATCCTAAGCATTTCCTGGAGGATGGTCAGTTCAAGAAGAGAGAAAGTTTCCTGCCCTTCTCTGCAG GAAAGCGCGGTTGCCTTGGCGAGCCGCTGGCTAGAATAGAGCTGTTCCTGTTCTTCACTGCCCTCCTTCAGAAATTCACATTCCAAGCTCCGAAAGACGTGAAGCTAAGCCTTCAGTTCAGAATGGGAGCTATTCTCAGCCCACAGCCATACAAGATCTGTGCGCTGTCTCGCTAG